The Chloroflexota bacterium genome includes a window with the following:
- a CDS encoding aldo/keto reductase has protein sequence MNYREFGRTGWRVSAVSFGAWAIGADWGQVEKKDAIAALHTALDEGINLFDTADVYGDGRSEKLLAQLKRERPEEFYIITKAGRRLNPHTADGYNRENITRFVERSLKNLETETLDLVQLHCPPTEVYYRPEVFGILDDLVQAGKLRYYGVSVEKMEEALKAIEYPGVQSVQIIYNIFRQRPNELFFSEAQRRKVGILARVPLSSGMLSGKFNPKSQFTADDHRQYNRHGEAFDVGETFSGVDYKLGLEAVEKLRLLIPQGSSMAQFALRWILMFDAVSCTIPGAKNSQQAAENARAADLTPLSAETMAAVRDIYKTMIKKSVHQRW, from the coding sequence ATGAACTATCGAGAATTTGGTCGTACTGGCTGGCGGGTTTCAGCCGTAAGTTTTGGAGCCTGGGCAATTGGGGCCGATTGGGGCCAGGTTGAGAAAAAAGATGCCATTGCCGCCTTGCACACTGCTTTAGATGAAGGCATCAATCTTTTCGATACGGCGGATGTTTACGGGGATGGCCGCAGTGAAAAACTATTGGCGCAACTCAAACGCGAGCGTCCGGAAGAGTTCTATATCATTACCAAGGCGGGGCGGCGGCTGAACCCTCACACAGCCGATGGGTATAATCGAGAAAATATCACTCGCTTTGTCGAGCGCAGCCTCAAGAACCTCGAGACCGAAACCCTTGATCTGGTGCAATTGCATTGCCCGCCGACAGAGGTATATTATCGCCCGGAAGTTTTCGGCATACTGGACGATTTAGTGCAGGCTGGCAAGCTGCGCTATTATGGCGTCAGTGTCGAAAAAATGGAAGAGGCCCTGAAGGCTATCGAGTATCCAGGGGTTCAGTCGGTACAGATTATCTACAATATTTTTCGCCAGCGCCCCAACGAATTATTCTTCAGCGAAGCCCAACGGCGAAAAGTTGGCATTCTGGCCCGCGTGCCGCTTTCTTCGGGGATGCTGAGTGGGAAATTTAACCCGAAATCGCAATTTACCGCCGACGATCACCGCCAATATAATCGTCATGGGGAAGCTTTCGATGTCGGCGAAACTTTCTCGGGGGTCGATTACAAATTGGGGTTGGAAGCCGTCGAAAAATTACGGTTGCTCATCCCCCAGGGCAGCAGTATGGCGCAGTTTGCCTTGCGCTGGATTCTGATGTTCGATGCGGTCAGTTGCACCATCCCAGGCGCTAAAAATTCCCAACAGGCTGCCGAGAATGCCAGGGCCGCCGATTTAACGCCGCTTTCCGCTGAAACGATGGCAGCCGTCCGTGACATCTATAAAACTATGATTAAAAAATCAGTACATCAACGGTGGTAA